In the Brucella anthropi ATCC 49188 genome, one interval contains:
- the glmM gene encoding phosphoglucosamine mutase, giving the protein MTRKYFGTDGIRGQANSFPMTPEVAMKVGMAVGHIFRRKGQTSRVVIGKDTRRSGYMLENALVAGFTAAGMDVFLLGPIPTPAVAMLCRSLRADIGVMISASHNPFYDNGIKLFGPDGFKLSDEIELKIEAMIDGDLTPYLASHGDVGRAKRVDGDIYRYIEFAKRTLPRNIDLNGLRIVVDCANGAGYKVAPAALWELGAEVITINNEPNGININEDCGSTHPIGLMKKVHEVRADVGIALDGDADRVLLVDENGTVIDGDQLMAVIAESWAASDRLEGGGIVATVMSNLGLERFLADRHLTLARTKVGDRYVVEHMREHGFNVGGEQSGHIVLSDYATTGDGLISALQILAVAQEQGKPISEICRKFDPVPQLLKNVRTSGGKPLENKRVKSAIDEATERLGVQGRLVIRPSGTEPLIRVMAEGDDRGLVEKVVNDIIDVISSEGSAAA; this is encoded by the coding sequence TGTGATCGGCAAGGATACGCGCCGTTCGGGCTATATGCTCGAAAACGCGCTGGTGGCCGGTTTTACCGCTGCCGGTATGGATGTTTTCCTGCTTGGCCCGATCCCGACGCCTGCCGTTGCAATGCTCTGCCGCTCGCTGCGTGCCGATATTGGCGTCATGATTTCCGCATCACACAATCCATTCTATGACAATGGCATCAAGCTTTTTGGTCCGGATGGATTCAAGCTTTCTGACGAGATCGAGCTGAAGATCGAGGCGATGATCGATGGTGATCTGACCCCTTATCTGGCCAGCCACGGTGATGTTGGCCGCGCCAAGCGCGTCGATGGGGACATCTATCGCTATATCGAATTCGCGAAGCGTACACTGCCGCGCAATATCGACCTGAACGGCCTGCGCATTGTTGTCGATTGTGCGAATGGCGCTGGTTACAAGGTTGCCCCTGCTGCCCTGTGGGAGCTGGGTGCGGAAGTCATCACCATCAACAACGAGCCAAACGGCATCAACATCAACGAGGATTGCGGTTCGACGCATCCGATCGGCCTGATGAAGAAGGTTCATGAAGTGCGCGCCGATGTCGGCATCGCGCTGGACGGCGATGCGGACCGTGTGCTGTTGGTCGATGAAAACGGCACCGTCATCGATGGCGACCAGCTGATGGCCGTGATCGCTGAAAGCTGGGCTGCAAGCGATCGTCTCGAAGGCGGCGGCATCGTGGCAACCGTCATGTCCAACCTTGGACTGGAGCGTTTCCTTGCCGACCGTCATCTGACGCTGGCCCGCACCAAGGTGGGCGACCGCTATGTGGTCGAACATATGCGCGAACATGGCTTCAATGTCGGTGGCGAGCAGTCCGGCCATATTGTTCTGTCCGATTATGCGACGACGGGCGATGGTCTCATTTCGGCATTGCAGATCCTTGCTGTCGCGCAGGAGCAGGGCAAGCCGATCAGTGAAATCTGCCGCAAATTTGATCCTGTGCCGCAGCTTTTGAAGAACGTTCGTACCTCGGGCGGCAAGCCGCTGGAGAACAAGCGCGTGAAGAGCGCAATTGACGAAGCTACCGAGCGTCTTGGCGTTCAGGGCCGTCTGGTTATCCGCCCATCCGGCACGGAGCCACTTATCCGCGTCATGGCAGAAGGTGATGATCGTGGTCTGGTGGAAAAGGTCGTCAACGATATCATCGACGTGATCTCGTCCGAGGGCAGCGCTGCGGCCTGA
- a CDS encoding outer membrane protein: protein MKSFTKALFAGVAASVALMAAAPVALAADILEPVPEVPEVVVAPPAVGGWYLRGDIGYSKAKFKDADYATIDNCATCGGGSPTFGSNTLYGDLKGSFLVGGGVGYQVTDYFRTDLTVDYMTRAKFDGHTYGSACNGDINCASDERGRFSALSILANAYVDLGNFAGFTPYVGAGIGGTRVKWGDLDDVRYGGTQEGAANWRFTYALMAGASVDLTQNLKLDAGYRYRHINGGKMFEGNQWIGDGYDNGMNVHDVRVGLRYMFGGAGPAYAPQQVSTIVDGPVYK from the coding sequence ATGAAAAGTTTTACGAAAGCTCTTTTTGCCGGTGTGGCGGCATCGGTTGCCCTGATGGCTGCGGCGCCTGTCGCACTTGCTGCGGACATTCTGGAACCAGTTCCAGAAGTTCCGGAAGTCGTTGTCGCTCCGCCCGCCGTTGGTGGCTGGTATTTGCGCGGCGATATCGGTTACTCCAAGGCCAAGTTCAAGGACGCTGATTACGCGACCATCGATAATTGCGCGACCTGCGGCGGCGGCTCGCCGACCTTCGGCAGCAACACGCTTTATGGCGATCTCAAGGGGTCGTTCCTCGTGGGCGGCGGTGTCGGTTATCAGGTGACGGATTATTTCCGTACCGATCTGACGGTCGACTACATGACCCGCGCCAAGTTTGATGGCCACACTTATGGTTCGGCCTGTAACGGTGACATCAACTGCGCTTCCGACGAACGCGGTCGCTTCTCGGCTCTCTCCATTCTGGCCAATGCCTATGTCGATCTCGGCAATTTTGCCGGCTTCACGCCTTATGTCGGCGCTGGCATTGGTGGCACGCGGGTGAAGTGGGGCGATCTCGACGATGTTCGCTATGGTGGTACGCAGGAAGGCGCTGCCAACTGGCGCTTTACCTACGCGCTCATGGCCGGTGCGTCGGTCGATCTCACACAGAACCTCAAGCTCGATGCGGGCTATCGTTATCGCCATATCAATGGCGGCAAGATGTTTGAAGGCAATCAGTGGATCGGTGACGGATACGACAACGGCATGAACGTGCATGATGTGCGCGTTGGCTTGCGCTATATGTTCGGCGGTGCAGGCCCGGCCTATGCTCCGCAGCAGGTTTCGACCATCGTAGACGGTCCCGTTTACAAGTAA
- a CDS encoding outer membrane protein: MSMQWRAFCSSAALLAGLCVASQSFAADLDMISYEPGAPVQQPVEVGSGWYLRGDIGYNLSSKVKVQTETSFWSASQSYDLDKNVVPSVGVGYQFTDNLRGDVTLGYSKQSFDDYDVDVRSWDMMANAYVDLGNYYGFTPYLGAGLGFANVRYSIDTAYGNYKTDDDYRLAWALMAGVGIDVASNIKLDIGYRYGVIEGADIASAAGLTLSDKDIQSHQLRAGVRFTTW; encoded by the coding sequence ATGTCTATGCAATGGCGTGCTTTCTGTTCGTCGGCTGCTTTGCTGGCCGGATTATGCGTCGCATCGCAGTCTTTTGCCGCCGATCTCGATATGATCAGCTACGAACCGGGCGCTCCGGTGCAGCAGCCGGTCGAGGTCGGGTCCGGTTGGTATCTGCGCGGCGATATCGGCTACAATCTCTCCTCCAAGGTCAAGGTTCAGACAGAGACATCTTTCTGGAGCGCATCGCAAAGCTATGATCTGGACAAAAATGTCGTGCCGTCCGTCGGTGTCGGTTATCAGTTCACGGATAATCTGCGCGGCGATGTGACACTCGGTTACTCCAAGCAGAGTTTTGACGATTACGACGTCGATGTCCGTAGCTGGGACATGATGGCCAACGCCTATGTGGACCTCGGTAATTACTATGGATTCACGCCCTATCTCGGCGCGGGCCTCGGCTTTGCCAATGTGCGTTATTCCATCGATACGGCCTATGGTAACTACAAGACCGACGATGATTATCGTCTCGCCTGGGCGCTGATGGCGGGTGTGGGCATCGACGTGGCATCCAACATCAAGCTTGATATCGGCTATCGTTATGGCGTCATCGAGGGTGCTGATATTGCAAGTGCTGCAGGCCTCACGCTCAGCGACAAGGATATTCAGTCCCATCAGCTGCGCGCCGGTGTGCGCTTCACGACCTGGTAA
- a CDS encoding bile acid:sodium symporter family protein: MKAIAAFSDFVGRTFAVWVIVFAILGFVLPSTFSVFAPWIVVLLGIIMFGMGLTISGKDFAEVAKRPFEVAIGVLAQFIIMPLLAVLLTRIIPMSPEVAAGVILVGCCPGGTASNVMTYLSKGDVALSVACTSVTTLLAPLVTPFLVWFFASQYLPVDAMSMFISIVKVILLPLALGFILQKLVPGLVKAAVPMLPLVSVIGIVLIVSAVVAVNKAAIAQSGLLIFAVVVLHNSFGLVLGYFAARFAGLSLAKRKAISIEVGMQNSGLGAALANAHFSPLAAVPSAVFSVWHNISGALIASYYARMEEEPSETKTATR, encoded by the coding sequence ATGAAAGCAATTGCAGCATTTTCAGATTTCGTAGGCCGGACATTCGCTGTCTGGGTCATTGTCTTTGCCATTCTGGGCTTTGTTCTGCCGTCTACGTTTAGCGTATTTGCGCCATGGATTGTGGTTCTGCTCGGCATCATCATGTTCGGGATGGGCCTGACTATTTCCGGCAAGGATTTTGCGGAAGTCGCCAAACGACCTTTCGAGGTCGCCATCGGTGTGCTGGCCCAGTTCATCATCATGCCGCTTCTCGCCGTGTTGCTGACGCGTATCATCCCGATGTCACCGGAAGTGGCTGCGGGCGTTATTCTGGTCGGTTGCTGCCCCGGTGGAACGGCCAGCAACGTCATGACCTATCTGTCGAAGGGCGACGTGGCACTAAGCGTGGCCTGCACGAGCGTCACGACCTTGCTGGCGCCTCTCGTGACGCCTTTCCTGGTCTGGTTCTTCGCCAGCCAATATCTGCCGGTCGATGCGATGAGCATGTTCATCAGCATCGTGAAGGTGATTCTCCTGCCTCTGGCGCTGGGTTTCATCCTGCAAAAGCTGGTGCCGGGTTTGGTCAAGGCGGCTGTGCCCATGTTGCCGCTCGTGTCAGTCATCGGCATTGTGCTCATCGTTTCCGCCGTCGTGGCTGTCAACAAGGCTGCTATCGCCCAGTCTGGCCTGCTGATCTTCGCGGTTGTCGTTCTGCATAACAGCTTCGGTCTGGTTCTAGGCTATTTCGCAGCGCGCTTCGCGGGTCTGTCGCTTGCCAAGCGCAAGGCGATCAGCATCGAGGTCGGGATGCAGAACAGTGGCCTTGGCGCGGCGCTCGCCAATGCGCATTTCTCGCCGCTGGCGGCTGTGCCGAGCGCTGTTTTCAGTGTCTGGCACAATATCTCCGGTGCGCTGATTGCGAGCTATTATGCGCGCATGGAAGAAGAGCCGTCTGAAACGAAGACAGCGACACGATAA
- a CDS encoding phosphoserine transaminase: MTTIAKPAVRPANPNFSSGPCAKRPGWSLNALVDAALGRSHRAKIGKTKLKEAIDLTREVLQVPADYRIGIVPASDTGAVEMALWSMLGARGVDMVAWESFGSGWVTDVTKQLKLEDVRTFEAPYGEIVDFSQVDFDRDVVFTWNGTTSGARVPNGDFIPADRKGLTFCDATSAAFAQRLDFPKLDVVTFSWQKVLGGEGAHGILILSPRAVERLESYKPAWPLPKIFRMTKGGKLIEGIFVGETINTPSMLCVEDYLDALKWAKSLGGLDALVARADANFAVLDGFVAKTPWIANLAVKPETRSNTSVCLTIVDPEVTALSADEQAAFAKGIVTALDKEGVAYDIGAYRDAPSGLRIWAGATVETSDLEALTHWLDWAFATQKAALKAAA, translated from the coding sequence ATGACGACGATTGCGAAGCCGGCAGTTCGCCCGGCTAATCCTAATTTTTCATCCGGTCCCTGTGCAAAACGTCCCGGCTGGTCGCTGAATGCGCTGGTCGATGCGGCGCTTGGCCGTTCGCACCGTGCGAAAATCGGCAAGACAAAGCTCAAAGAGGCCATCGATCTTACCCGCGAAGTGCTGCAGGTGCCTGCCGATTACCGTATCGGTATCGTGCCTGCTTCCGACACCGGCGCTGTCGAGATGGCGCTGTGGTCCATGCTCGGCGCACGCGGCGTCGATATGGTCGCGTGGGAAAGCTTCGGTTCGGGCTGGGTCACGGATGTGACCAAACAGCTCAAGCTTGAAGATGTTCGCACCTTCGAAGCGCCTTATGGTGAGATTGTCGATTTTTCGCAGGTCGATTTCGACCGCGATGTGGTCTTCACCTGGAACGGTACCACGTCCGGCGCGCGCGTCCCGAATGGCGATTTCATTCCGGCTGACCGCAAGGGCCTGACCTTCTGCGATGCAACATCTGCCGCTTTCGCGCAGCGTCTCGACTTCCCGAAACTCGATGTCGTGACCTTCTCCTGGCAGAAGGTTCTGGGTGGCGAGGGTGCACATGGCATCCTGATCCTCAGCCCACGTGCTGTCGAACGTCTGGAAAGCTACAAGCCTGCTTGGCCATTGCCGAAGATTTTCCGCATGACCAAGGGCGGCAAGCTGATCGAAGGCATCTTCGTCGGCGAAACCATCAACACGCCGTCCATGCTCTGCGTGGAAGACTACCTCGATGCGCTGAAATGGGCGAAATCGCTCGGTGGTCTCGATGCGCTGGTTGCGCGCGCCGATGCGAATTTTGCAGTTCTCGACGGCTTTGTCGCAAAGACGCCGTGGATTGCCAATCTGGCCGTGAAGCCGGAAACGCGTTCGAACACTTCCGTCTGCCTTACGATTGTCGATCCGGAAGTAACGGCCTTGTCTGCCGACGAGCAGGCCGCTTTTGCCAAGGGCATCGTCACTGCGCTCGACAAGGAGGGCGTTGCCTATGACATTGGCGCTTATCGCGATGCACCTTCGGGTCTGCGCATCTGGGCCGGTGCCACGGTGGAAACTTCCGATCTGGAAGCGCTGACGCATTGGCTGGATTGGGCTTTTGCAACGCAGAAGGCTGCGCTGAAAGCTGCTGCCTGA
- the serA gene encoding phosphoglycerate dehydrogenase, with amino-acid sequence MAPRVLVSDKLSPTAVQIFKDRGVEVDYLPDLGKDKEKLLEVIGDYDGLAIRSATKVTEKLIAAAKKLKVVGRAGIGVDNVDIPAASRRGIIVMNTPFGNSITTAEHAIALMFAVARQLPEADTSTRAGKWEKNRFMGVEITGKTLGVVGCGNIGSIVATRAIGLKMHVVAFDPFLSESRAQELGVEKVELDELLARADFITLHTPLTDKTRNIINAENLAKTKPGVRIVNCARGGLIVEKDLVAALKSGHVAGAGIDVYETEPATENELFSLPNVVCTPHLGASTSEAQENVALQVAEQMSDYLVKGAVSNAINMPSITAEEAPRLKPFVKLADVLGAFVGQVTDEPIQEVEVLFDGSTATMNTRALLSAALAGLIRPQVADVNMVSAPIMVKERGIIVSEVKRDKSGIFDGYIKLTVKTTLRERSIAGTCFSDGKARFIQIKGINLDAEVGPHMLYVTNKDVPGMIGLLGTICGKHNINIANFSLGRDHPGGDAIAMLYVDEQIPQAALDELTAQEAIKAATPLEFNVGEV; translated from the coding sequence ATGGCACCTCGCGTTCTCGTATCCGATAAGCTTTCGCCCACTGCCGTCCAGATTTTCAAGGATCGCGGCGTGGAAGTCGATTACCTGCCTGATCTCGGCAAGGACAAGGAAAAGCTTCTCGAAGTCATCGGCGATTATGATGGTCTGGCGATCCGTTCGGCCACCAAGGTCACGGAAAAGCTGATTGCAGCTGCCAAGAAGCTCAAGGTCGTTGGTCGCGCCGGTATCGGCGTGGACAATGTCGATATTCCGGCGGCTTCGCGCCGCGGTATCATTGTCATGAATACGCCGTTCGGCAACTCGATCACCACTGCCGAACATGCCATTGCGCTGATGTTCGCCGTGGCGCGGCAATTGCCGGAGGCAGACACCTCCACCCGCGCAGGCAAGTGGGAAAAGAACCGCTTCATGGGCGTGGAAATCACCGGCAAGACGCTGGGTGTCGTCGGTTGCGGCAATATCGGTTCGATTGTCGCGACCCGGGCCATCGGCCTGAAGATGCATGTGGTGGCTTTCGATCCGTTCCTGTCCGAATCTCGTGCGCAGGAACTGGGCGTTGAAAAGGTCGAGCTTGACGAGCTGCTTGCCCGCGCCGATTTCATCACGCTGCACACGCCATTGACCGACAAGACCCGCAATATCATCAATGCGGAAAACCTGGCCAAGACAAAGCCGGGTGTGCGTATTGTCAATTGCGCCCGCGGTGGCCTGATCGTGGAAAAGGATCTGGTGGCAGCGCTGAAATCCGGCCATGTGGCCGGTGCCGGTATAGACGTTTACGAAACGGAACCGGCGACGGAAAACGAACTTTTCTCGCTGCCCAATGTCGTCTGCACGCCGCATCTCGGTGCATCGACCTCGGAAGCGCAGGAAAATGTTGCGCTTCAGGTGGCCGAACAGATGTCGGACTATCTCGTGAAGGGCGCCGTTTCCAACGCGATCAACATGCCGTCGATCACGGCGGAAGAAGCGCCGCGCCTCAAGCCGTTCGTAAAACTTGCCGATGTGCTTGGCGCTTTCGTCGGTCAGGTCACGGATGAGCCGATCCAGGAAGTGGAAGTGCTGTTCGACGGTTCCACCGCCACGATGAACACACGCGCATTGTTGAGTGCGGCTCTGGCCGGTCTCATCCGTCCGCAGGTTGCCGACGTCAACATGGTTTCCGCACCGATCATGGTGAAGGAACGCGGCATCATCGTTTCGGAAGTCAAGCGCGACAAGTCCGGTATCTTCGACGGTTATATCAAGCTGACGGTAAAGACCACCTTGCGTGAGCGCTCCATCGCCGGAACCTGCTTCTCGGACGGCAAGGCGCGTTTCATCCAGATCAAGGGAATCAATCTCGATGCCGAGGTTGGCCCGCACATGCTTTACGTCACCAACAAGGACGTTCCGGGCATGATCGGCCTGCTTGGCACGATCTGCGGCAAGCATAATATCAACATCGCAAACTTCTCGCTCGGACGTGACCATCCGGGTGGCGATGCGATCGCCATGCTCTATGTGGATGAACAGATTCCACAGGCAGCACTTGACGAACTGACGGCTCAAGAGGCAATCAAGGCGGCAACACCGCTTGAGTTCAACGTCGGAGAAGTTTGA
- a CDS encoding GNAT family N-acetyltransferase, with product MVEEMVQPEWRRMHEQDIAGVTAVANVVHLDFFEDEAVFRDRFKLYPAGCFVLARDTEILGYGISHPWKLDTVPALNAVLGELPDDTNTYYIHDIALLPDARSSGAATRVVELMATQAERDGFVTMSLVAVNGSQGFWEKKGFVVRDLPALEEKLKSYSDDALYMVRAG from the coding sequence ATGGTTGAAGAGATGGTACAGCCGGAATGGCGGCGCATGCACGAGCAGGATATTGCGGGCGTGACTGCGGTTGCTAATGTTGTCCATCTCGACTTCTTTGAAGATGAGGCGGTCTTCCGGGACCGCTTCAAACTCTATCCGGCGGGCTGCTTCGTGCTCGCCCGTGATACCGAAATCCTTGGTTATGGCATCAGCCATCCGTGGAAGCTCGATACGGTTCCGGCTCTCAACGCCGTTCTGGGCGAACTGCCGGATGATACCAACACCTACTATATCCACGATATCGCGCTTCTGCCCGACGCCCGTTCCAGCGGCGCTGCCACACGTGTCGTGGAACTGATGGCCACGCAAGCCGAACGCGACGGCTTCGTCACCATGTCGCTCGTTGCAGTCAACGGCTCGCAAGGCTTCTGGGAAAAGAAGGGCTTTGTCGTCCGCGATCTTCCGGCACTTGAGGAAAAGCTCAAGAGCTATTCGGATGATGCGCTCTATATGGTCCGCGCCGGCTAG
- a CDS encoding adenylosuccinate synthase: MANVVVVGSQWGDEGKGKIVDWLSERADVIVRYQGGHNAGHTLVIDGVSYKLSLLPSGLVRGKLSVIGNGVVVDPHHFVAETEKLRAQGIDINPDVLRIAENAPLILSIHRDLDAMREGSNSGLKIGTTKRGIGPAYEDKVGRRAIRVIDLAEPETLQPKVERLLAHHNLLRRGMGLEEIAVETILTELTSVADQILPYIDQVWRVLDERRKAGDRILFEGAQGALLDNDHGTYPFVTSSNTVAGQAAAGSGLGPTAIGYVLGITKAYTTRVGEGPFPTELNDEIGEFLGTKGHEFGVVTGRKRRCGWFDAVIVRQTVRTSGITGIALTKLDVLDGLDEIKICVAYELDGKRIDYLPSSMGAQARVKPIYETLPGWSETTAGARSWNDLPAQAVKYVRHIEELIGAPVAMLSTSPEREDTILVTDPFHD, encoded by the coding sequence ATGGCAAATGTGGTTGTCGTCGGATCGCAATGGGGCGATGAGGGCAAGGGTAAGATCGTTGACTGGCTGTCCGAACGCGCCGATGTCATCGTGCGCTACCAGGGTGGTCATAACGCAGGTCATACGCTTGTTATCGACGGCGTCAGCTACAAGCTTTCGCTGCTGCCATCCGGCCTCGTGCGCGGCAAGCTGAGCGTCATTGGCAACGGTGTCGTTGTCGATCCGCATCATTTCGTTGCTGAAACCGAGAAGCTGCGCGCACAGGGTATCGACATCAACCCGGATGTGCTGCGTATTGCTGAAAACGCTCCGCTCATCCTTTCCATCCATCGCGATCTCGACGCCATGCGCGAAGGCTCCAATTCGGGTCTCAAGATCGGCACGACCAAGCGCGGCATCGGCCCAGCCTACGAAGACAAGGTTGGCCGTCGCGCCATCCGCGTCATCGATCTGGCCGAGCCGGAGACGCTGCAGCCAAAGGTCGAACGTCTGCTCGCGCACCACAATCTGCTGCGTCGCGGCATGGGTCTTGAGGAAATTGCGGTTGAAACCATTTTGACCGAACTGACCTCGGTTGCCGATCAGATTCTGCCCTATATCGATCAGGTCTGGCGCGTTCTCGACGAACGTCGCAAGGCGGGCGACCGCATCCTGTTCGAAGGCGCGCAGGGCGCACTGCTCGACAACGACCACGGCACGTATCCGTTCGTGACGTCCTCCAACACGGTTGCCGGTCAGGCTGCCGCCGGTTCGGGTCTTGGCCCGACGGCCATCGGTTATGTGCTCGGCATCACCAAGGCCTATACGACCCGCGTTGGCGAAGGTCCGTTCCCGACCGAACTGAACGACGAGATCGGCGAATTCCTCGGCACCAAGGGCCATGAATTCGGCGTGGTGACGGGTCGCAAGCGCCGCTGCGGCTGGTTCGATGCCGTCATCGTGCGCCAGACGGTTCGTACTTCCGGCATCACCGGCATTGCGCTCACCAAGCTCGATGTTCTCGATGGTCTGGATGAAATCAAGATTTGCGTCGCCTATGAACTCGATGGCAAGCGCATCGACTATCTGCCGTCCTCCATGGGCGCGCAGGCGCGGGTGAAGCCGATCTATGAAACCTTGCCGGGCTGGTCGGAAACGACCGCAGGTGCGCGTTCGTGGAATGATCTTCCGGCGCAGGCTGTCAAATATGTCCGTCACATCGAAGAACTGATCGGCGCGCCGGTGGCGATGCTCTCCACCAGCCCGGAACGCGAGGACACGATCCTCGTCACCGATCCGTTCCACGACTGA
- a CDS encoding transcriptional regulator: MADFVAVLKKTIDAQADKSPELRQRVYAKARATIEQKLVTANASQAVAVRQRNILEDAIAEVEAFYAPPAATAPEEPVDDALEDFLQEANQDAAERVPSHEDDDEPAFSSAPRDERRDNFSSEDDDAPAFAAERSDDWKLDRAKEKAQARRSEYIERTSKKEQRSYKGLIAALVAVLVLGGAGYAVWANKDKIQELASSLGRSDAPATGSDTGTHPEDSTTPPADTNTATTGGEQTPEQPQQPAGEPKMTQRLMPDGSETDSGSAGAANGIGEGTSTAASTPAPAETNTQTGAQPGQNQTVAVGQQALLYEERGGAGSDSVERGNVVWSTIEESPEDGQPAEPAVRATVTMPTSKVELKMTIRKNTDQSIPASHLIELVFTVPEGFTGGVVDNVQRITFKDTEQAAGNPLIAVPSKIGDNFFIVWLNDARTAQDTNLSLMRRLQWIDIPISYRNGRRALISLEKGVPGEKAFNDVLGTN, encoded by the coding sequence ATGGCGGATTTTGTAGCGGTACTGAAAAAGACGATCGATGCGCAGGCGGACAAGTCGCCCGAATTGCGCCAGCGCGTTTACGCGAAAGCGCGCGCAACGATCGAGCAAAAGCTTGTTACGGCAAATGCCTCGCAGGCTGTCGCTGTCCGCCAGCGTAATATTCTCGAAGATGCCATTGCCGAGGTCGAAGCTTTTTATGCACCGCCAGCCGCTACCGCGCCGGAAGAGCCGGTCGATGATGCGCTGGAAGATTTCCTGCAGGAGGCGAATCAGGACGCAGCAGAGCGCGTACCGTCGCATGAAGATGATGACGAACCCGCATTCTCCAGTGCACCGCGCGATGAGCGTCGCGACAATTTCTCCAGTGAAGATGATGACGCACCGGCCTTTGCAGCCGAGCGCAGCGACGACTGGAAACTGGACCGCGCCAAGGAAAAGGCGCAGGCCCGCCGCAGCGAATATATCGAACGCACCTCCAAGAAGGAGCAGCGTTCCTATAAGGGGCTGATTGCAGCTCTGGTCGCCGTTCTGGTTCTCGGCGGTGCTGGCTATGCGGTCTGGGCCAACAAGGACAAGATTCAGGAACTGGCGTCGAGCCTTGGACGCAGCGATGCGCCTGCGACCGGTTCCGATACCGGGACGCATCCCGAAGATTCGACGACTCCGCCAGCCGACACCAACACGGCGACAACGGGTGGCGAGCAGACACCGGAACAGCCGCAGCAGCCTGCAGGCGAACCTAAAATGACGCAGCGGCTGATGCCTGATGGCAGCGAAACCGATAGTGGATCTGCCGGTGCTGCAAACGGTATCGGCGAGGGTACGTCGACCGCTGCTTCCACGCCTGCACCTGCTGAAACCAATACACAGACCGGTGCGCAGCCCGGACAGAACCAGACCGTTGCCGTCGGCCAGCAGGCGCTTCTTTATGAAGAACGCGGTGGCGCCGGTTCGGATTCGGTCGAGCGTGGCAATGTGGTCTGGTCGACGATCGAGGAAAGCCCGGAAGACGGTCAACCCGCTGAACCGGCAGTCCGCGCGACCGTTACAATGCCGACCAGCAAGGTCGAGCTGAAGATGACCATCCGCAAGAATACGGATCAGTCCATCCCGGCGAGCCATCTGATCGAGCTGGTCTTCACCGTGCCAGAAGGGTTTACCGGCGGCGTCGTGGACAATGTACAGCGCATTACCTTCAAGGACACGGAACAGGCGGCAGGCAATCCGCTGATCGCCGTGCCGTCGAAGATCGGCGACAACTTCTTTATCGTGTGGCTGAACGACGCCCGCACGGCGCAGGACACCAATCTTTCACTGATGCGCCGCCTGCAGTGGATCGATATTCCGATCTCCTATCGCAACGGTCGCCGCGCCCTTATCAGCCTTGAAAAGGGCGTGCCGGGCGAGAAGGCGTTCAACGACGTGCTCGGCACGAACTAG
- a CDS encoding inorganic diphosphatase, with product MKKLLLAAALALTAATAASASEYVSFLDYPQKEQDGTEFFTAIEIPQGSFTKYEIDDKTGHIVVDRYQSMPVIYPANYGSITSTLAGDGDPLDALIYTREPIVPGAIIKVRPIGVLKMIDGGDQDDKIVAVPTKDIDPTYDNIKEITDLPKIEQQRLEAFFRVYKQLPEGRKVVELGGFDSAEAARNEIAKAIKAFAEKK from the coding sequence ATGAAAAAGCTCCTGCTCGCCGCAGCTCTTGCGCTTACCGCTGCCACCGCCGCATCTGCTTCCGAATATGTCTCCTTCCTCGATTATCCGCAGAAGGAACAGGACGGGACGGAGTTCTTCACAGCCATCGAAATCCCGCAAGGCAGCTTCACCAAATATGAAATCGATGACAAGACCGGTCACATCGTCGTCGATCGCTACCAGTCCATGCCTGTGATTTATCCGGCCAATTACGGCTCGATCACCAGCACGCTTGCTGGCGACGGCGATCCGCTCGACGCGCTCATCTATACGCGTGAACCGATTGTTCCCGGCGCGATCATCAAGGTTCGTCCCATCGGCGTCCTGAAGATGATCGATGGTGGCGACCAGGACGACAAGATCGTCGCCGTCCCGACCAAGGACATCGATCCGACCTATGACAACATCAAGGAAATCACCGATCTGCCGAAGATCGAACAGCAGCGTCTCGAAGCTTTCTTCCGCGTCTACAAGCAGTTGCCGGAAGGCCGTAAGGTCGTTGAACTGGGCGGCTTCGACAGCGCCGAAGCAGCCCGAAACGAAATCGCCAAGGCCATCAAGGCTTTCGCTGAAAAGAAGTAA